Proteins co-encoded in one Pocillopora verrucosa isolate sample1 chromosome 1, ASM3666991v2, whole genome shotgun sequence genomic window:
- the LOC131772539 gene encoding dihydrofolate reductase, whose translation MTTQRKFSCVVAVAEGGGIGKNNTLPWRLKADLKFFSKLTSGVPTEGKQNAVIMGRKTWESIPAKYRPLPHRMNILLSKNLSVAPTGATLCSSLQGAFDLLSTAQHIDKVEKIFVIGGAAVYKEALQHPAAHRLYITHVLKDFDCDVHFPEFDKTVFRETSDPDVPSGVHEDNGIKYEFKVYQRDI comes from the exons ATGACTACTCAGCGAAAGTTTTCTTGTGTAGTTGCTGTGGCGGAGGGTGGaggaattggaaaaaataacacGCTTCCCTGGCGTCTGAA agcagatttgaagtttttctccAAACTCACTTCTGGAGTGCCCACTGAAG GGAAGCAAAATGCAGTTATCATGGGCCGCAAGACGTGGGAATCCATTCCAGCCAAATACAGACCCCTTCCCCACAGAATGAACATTTTGTTGAGTAAAAACTTGAG TGTAGCTCCTACAGGTGCCACCCTTTGTTCCAGCCTGCAGGGTGCCTTTGATCTGTTGTCAACTGCACAACACATAGACAAAGTGGAGAAAATCTTTGTGATTGGGGGAGCAGCAGTTTACAAG GAAGCACTCCAGCATCCTGCTGCTCACCGCTTGTACATAACCCATGTGTTGAAAGATTTTGACTGTGATGTACATTTCCCAGAATTTGACAAAACTGTATTTAGGGAAACAAG tgATCCAGATGTGCCAAGTGGTGTTCATGAAGATAATGGAATCAAATATGAGTTTAAAGTATACCAGCGAGATATCTAA